GGCAAAACCAATGTCCGGGAAAATTTTCCCCAAAAACATTCTTGCAAATAATAATTCTTTGATTCATCTTCTGTTTCCTGTCTTCTTTCACCCCGGATAACAATCAAGTCGGATTCAACCGTGATATCAATATCTTCTTTGTTAATGCCGGCAATCGTGGATTCAACAATAATATTATTGTCTCTCTCAAAAATATCAACTACCAATTGACCTTGGCCTGAATCAGGCAGCCATTTTTTTATCTCGCTTTCTTCAGGTTTCTTTTTGGCCATAAACGGCTTTTTTTCTTTTGCTTTTTTCTTTACTGGCGCCTCTGAAGTCGTATTTACTTCCTCGGTTTCTTTTTCAAAAATATCCTTAGGCAGACCGGTTATTTTTGACCAAATAATTTTTGTCATAAACGAATATTTAAATTAAACTATTCTTTTTATTATAACAGAAAAGAATAGTTTGTCAAAAATCCCCTTGATATAAAGGGATAAGTAAGGGGTTGACAAAAAGCAAAAAAATATGCTAAAATATCTATATAAAAATATCAATCAGTTCTTTATAAAAAAAGGGGGTAAAATGAGCACAAGAAGAAAATTTGGAATTATGATTTTAACTTCTTTTGGAAGTGCGATCATAATGGCAATAATTCTGAGTATTATCAGCTACTTTAAATCAGTTCCTGTCTACGCAATTCCTTGGACTAACTTAACATTCTCGTGCTGGTGGAGTGTCATTCTTCTGCCTGTTTATCTAAATATTATTTTGAGTTTGTTCTTCTTCTTAATACCGCGCTTGGAAAATAAATATGATACAGACCCTGCTAATCTCGTATTTGGGCTCTTGGTTGGACTTGCATTTGGACTTATAATTGTTGGAATTACAGATAGAAGCGGATTTTTAGCTGGACTTATAGCTGGCTTTACATTTGGATTTATATTTGCATTAGTAGAAGAATTCAACAATAAAATTAGAAATGGGTTTATAATTGGACTACTGACTGGATTTGGAGCCGGACTTGGCGGATTCTTCTGTTTAATCATTAAGGCAATAATTAATTTTTATTATTAATTATTGCGAAATTGGTAAATTTTAAAAAAAGGGGCCTACTAAAAAAATAAATTAGTAGCCCCTTTGCTTTTTAGAAAAAATATATATTAACGTAAATAAGCGGCGGCTTTTTCCGGAGGCATAGAATTAATAATAATTCCCGAGCCTAATTCCACCCCTCCCCAAACCGAATCGCGTGGCTGAATTTTCAAATAAAAATGCTGATTTCTCTTGGAAATAACTTGATGAAGAAAAAAATTATAAGAAAGGCCTAGCTTATAAATTTTAGTCAAAACTTTTTTCAAAACCTTAGCCAAAGAGATTAATTCTTCTTCGGATAAATTAGTAATATTATCTAGACGCCGTCGGGGAAAAATCCAGGTTTCATAATGAAAAGCTGAGGCATAAGGCGCAAAAGCGACCATATGGCGATCATTATAAATACGACGCGGCCCTTTTTCTTCTTTTTTAATAATATCGCAATACGGGCAGGATTTATTTTTGCGCTGATATTTGTCCATTGCCTGAAATTCTTCTTCCAAATCCGGGGGCAGCAATTTTGAAGCGAAAACTTGGCAATGCGAATGAACCAAGGACGCGCCGGCTTTGCCGCCTTGATTTTTAAAAATCAAAATATAATCAATGCCTTTTATTTTGCTGAGTGTTATAGTTCTGTCTTGGAAAACTTTTAAAAGATCAATAAAATTTTTCAAGGGTAATTGAGAAAGTTCTGTTCCGTGTTTAGGCGTTTCTATAATTATTTCATGTTTCCCGTAAGATTTCGGATTACCAAGGGTCAAAACCGGATATTTATTTTTTATAACTGAAATCTGATTATTAGAAAATTGATAATGTTTAATTATCAATTTTTTTTCTATTCCTTTAAAACAAAAAGGGCATTTGACCCATTTTTTATTTATATTTTTTACAATCGCAACGTGCGGCCTTTTAGCCCGATCAGGAGTAATAATAACGTATTTATTTAAAAAATAATCTTTGCGAATTTCTGTTTTCATATGAAGAATTAGTATCCTCTTGTTTTTAATACCGCTATACTTGTTCCGCCCTTAAATTGTTTTCCATAAGCGTAAAACTGGCTAAGCTGCTTGCTGGAGAAACTGAAAACATTAATTTGGGGTTCCATGCCTTTTTTCGGACTGGTAATAATTTCCGCTTTTTGATCTCCGTCAAAATCAGCCGTGACAAGATTAACTCCTTGATAAAATTCTCGAGAATAAGCCAAGAATTGAAGTCTAAGTTGAAGAAATTCACTGGAAAAAACTCTTACGTAAGGAGAAGCGCCAGAGGCCACACTGGCTAAAATTTCATCTCTTCCGTCGCCATCAACATCTCCTGAAGCGACGTTTACCCCGCCCAAGAAAGTTTTATTAAAAGCGAAAAAGTTTAATTCCATTGCTCCCTGACCATTTAAAACTCTGACATGAGGTCCGCCTCCTGGACCTGCGCCGGTGATAATTTC
This is a stretch of genomic DNA from Patescibacteria group bacterium. It encodes these proteins:
- a CDS encoding Hsp20/alpha crystallin family protein — protein: MTKIIWSKITGLPKDIFEKETEEVNTTSEAPVKKKAKEKKPFMAKKKPEESEIKKWLPDSGQGQLVVDIFERDNNIIVESTIAGINKEDIDITVESDLIVIRGERRQETEDESKNYYLQECFWGKFSRTLVLP
- a CDS encoding DUF4931 domain-containing protein; its protein translation is MKTEIRKDYFLNKYVIITPDRAKRPHVAIVKNINKKWVKCPFCFKGIEKKLIIKHYQFSNNQISVIKNKYPVLTLGNPKSYGKHEIIIETPKHGTELSQLPLKNFIDLLKVFQDRTITLSKIKGIDYILIFKNQGGKAGASLVHSHCQVFASKLLPPDLEEEFQAMDKYQRKNKSCPYCDIIKKEEKGPRRIYNDRHMVAFAPYASAFHYETWIFPRRRLDNITNLSEEELISLAKVLKKVLTKIYKLGLSYNFFLHQVISKRNQHFYLKIQPRDSVWGGVELGSGIIINSMPPEKAAAYLR
- a CDS encoding VCBS repeat-containing protein, producing RIFDLYGQPKSGFFAYAKTFTGGVNVASGDVDGDGRDEIITSGATSNTQIKIFDFSGNLKNEFFAYQSSFKGGVNIAAGDIDADGQDEIITGAGPGGGPHVRVLNGQGAMELNFFAFNKTFLGGVNVASGDVDGDGRDEILASVASGASPYVRVFSSEFLQLRLQFLAYSREFYQGVNLVTADFDGDQKAEIITSPKKGMEPQINVFSFSSKQLSQFYAYGKQFKGGTSIAVLKTRGY